tcaaatttactaaaattattgaacTATTTATGTATATCgttactattatttttctattagTTGTGTTCCTGTAAGAAAAATACCCTAACTTAATAtcttaaatttaaaaaaaggaatTTACAATCACAAATATTCTTCGAATAAGTATTGATAATCTTCATTACCATTTAATTAGACTATGATTAATGAGTTTTGCCGCATGTCAATAAAGGCTTCAAAAATACCTGATTTGAAGTGccaaaagaaatttttcATTGAATTTGTATCTAAAAGCTCATTAaacttattaaattaaacaaattagTGCGTTGCGATctatattgaatattgcAAAACGAACACTTTGAgttttcattaattccaaGGGATTAACGAACTTATGAACAATTTGCGCTCAATTTTATAtgtataatttttaaattaaattttatgaatgaaaaatgatttatttacGGATAAGAATAGGTTTTTGTCAACTTTAGGTTTAATTGGAGTGGTAATTGGAGGGGTATGGTATATTAcgaaaaataataagaaagaaatttcaaatcGAAAGTTGGATAAcgaagaaataaaaaatttgttaGTATCCATTTCCAATGAACTTCACCCAATTTTGATGGAATTTAGTAACTTGGTATcatcaataaatattccaattgatattaattctattgaattttcaaattattctGAAATCATCTTTTCAAACGGTGGttttaaagataaaattgTAAGAGCGCAAAAAGAAGTCATTGACAACTTAGCGATTGACcaagaaaattttgaaaaattactATATTCTGCATGTAAAGTTGATGAGGAAGTTCTAATGCTTAAGTTGGGAATTGATAGAATGTACGAAGATTCATTTAAAGGAGTTTACCCACTTCTACCTTATTTTGGGTTGAAAGCTGATTTTAGCAAaaaatatccaaatttTACGCAAGATCATGTTTTAAGAAGATTAAGGGAGCTAAACAATGAAAAAGAGAAAGGACTTAAGGCCGTAGTTAAGGAGCTTGATGGCCTATCTAGGCATGTTAAAGAACATCCCATTTCAGGTGTAATCCCTTCTGAAAAACTCTCTAAAAgattagaagaaataaacAAACAAAGCGAAAACACCGTTTTTGAATCAATAGAAAGCAAAAGGTTATTTTCTCATGCAATTGCATTGTATTCAAGAGAGGTTGAATTTGCagagaagaaaagaatattagAAAGGGAGCATTGcgataatatattaaatataatattaaactaTAAATAGCCAACACGcatatttttaaagtatAATTCAGTCATCAGATATCAACTCATGTGACTTCTTTTGTTGATATTGCTCCTGTTGTAATTCCAGAGCTTGTTGCTTAGAAATTTCGCTCACAAAGCTAGATCTATTTACTTGAGATAcctgaaaatatttatccGCAACCTGAAGAATCTGGGGCCTGAATGTTGTAACAATAAATTGTGTTGAAATGGATTGTTTTTTTATCAAGTTTGCGACTGACCAACGATACTGGTCATCAAGTGCAGCATCTACTTCATCCAAAAGATACATGGGCGCGGGATCTGCCCTGTGCAGTGCGAATAAGAATGCTAATGCAACTAAAGTTTTTTGGCCTCCGCTAAGTTGGTTAAGAGAATAGTAATTTCCAGCTTGGCCATTAGGTTTTTTCTGTgtatttgttgaattaatttgagAGTTGCTCCCCACATGAAAAGTAACTCTAATTCCTATTCCCAAAAGAGTTGAATCACTTTCTTTAGCCATggtattatttaaatacttattgttaattgagctattttttttataagaTGGTTTCTTATTTGTGTTATCATCGTTTTCATCTGCTATGCTTCTGGCATCACTGGATAGTCTTAGAATAAGCTTTGCATCTCCGTTGGGAATTAGTTCCCTAAATACCTGGTTGAAATAAAAGTTGATTTCTTCAAAAGTTTTTAGTAAggttttttctttttgaatgtCTAGAGTTTCAATTAATAGCTGAATGGAACTCATAGCGGAGTTTAATTCCTTGTGACGATCCGATAGATCTGTGTACTCTTGAATGAATTGATCCAACTCTGATATAACCTTTCTGTTAATAGATCTGTAGTCTTCCgataatttcttttgtaCGATTTGAAGTTCTTGATAAACCTTACTTTTTTCCTTGGGAATATTTATCTCAGAAATAACATTTTGAGAGTCTGAGTACTTGGTCCTCTCATGCAAAGCGATTTCTTTAGCCTGTCGAAATTTATCGTACTTTTTTTGTAGACTTGAAACAAGAGAAATCAATTCATTTCTGGAATTTAGAGCTAAACTTTCTTCCTGCATTCTTGAACGCTTAAGCTCTTCAATTTCTAttgactttttttttgtagaTTCAAccttatttattatttcattaaagaattctttTGATTCTTCAAGTAACTTATTATACTCCATTAGCAGCCCATTTGTTTCAAAGTTATCACAATTTAGTTTCATATTATCCTCTTCTTGTTTTTCTTCCTGAATACGGTATAACTCTTCAAAAAGTGTGTTCAAGTGGACTTCATGCTTATCAATATCATTACAAAGATCAGAAATCTCCCTTTCCACTTTTGGAATTTCGTAATATTCAAGTGTTCGTATTTTCGAAATTATTTCCTTCAGCAAATTTTCCTCATCTAGAGTCAGTCCATTAGAAAGGGATTCGCATGAAAGTTCGCTTTTCAACGCAacaatataattttgaacAGTGTCAGTACTTCTAACtgctttttcttcttcttctttaaccttaataataatcgattgaatatttctttttttgctCTCGGATAAATGAATCATTTCctttgattttgaaatttgtgATATAAATCTCTCCCGAGTACTAAGATATTCTTCTCTATCATGGCTTAACTCAAATACTCGATcttctatttcttttatctTACTTTTGATGTTATAAATTTCTGAACGCAATATTGAATTCTCATGAATTAGATTTTTCAGTTGTCTtgaacaaataataatgctGTTTTGTTGAGCTCCTGGAAGATTTATATTGCGATATCCTCCTCTGACGCAGCCTTTGTTATCCCATTCATCTCCATCTAAAGTTATGCAATTCACATTATATTTGTCAACCAAATGCTTCGCATTATCTAAGCTCTCAACAATGACataatttccaaatatCTGCTCAATTACTGGCCTCACTTTTTCATcgaattgaataatatcaatCATTGAAATTGCATTCTTTTCAGAACCGATGTCATATTTAGAATGgcttttatttaattgttttatATCATCAATAGGGCTCAGTAcaattgaataatttgtGCGATACTTGATATCGTTCCTGTGTCCATTAAATGCTTTAATATGAGAAACGATTTTTGTGGCAATCTCCTTATCCTTCACAATTAAAttatgaatattatttcctGCAGCAACTTCAACTGCAGTGGTATAGATATCATCAACACTAATAACTTCCAAAACAGTACCAAAAACAAGTGTCTCATTTATTCCCTCATCATTGTCTAAACCTCCCCACGACAGATTGTTTTTTTCACAGTATTCACGTGCAAGATTTAATCCCATTTTTACTGAATGTTTTGCTCTTGAACCAATATAATTCTCCAATTCCAGAATTCTGCTTGATATTATACTTTGTtggttttctttttcatataAAGACTTGTTTATTTCGTGTTTCTTTTCAAGAGCCATTTGCTGCTCTTCTATATTTACTCGGATCTTCTCAATTATAGAGTCGAGATTTTTTTGGCTTTTAAATTGATCTTCTTTccatttcaaaatattcgAATCTAAAACCCTTAATTCGTCCTGCTTTTCAGCAAGGGACTTTTTTATTGAACATAAATGTGAGCttaacttttctttttctatattatGAAGCTctatttttctatttattaCAGATcttttttcagaaatagTAGAAAACTccatttcattattttttgaaatcaAGCTCGATTCTTGTTGGCTGAGcatatctttttcttttaaaatggaattatattttattttatatttatacattaattccttttcatctttaattgAAGTTTCAATTGCCAATATCTTGCTTTTTGTCTCATTTTCAAGATTAGATAAATATAAGATTCTTTGATGGCTTTCATGCGTATCTTGTTCAAGgtttaaatcatttataGAAGCTGAATAGTgagaaattttattttgaatctctttttttttatgtTCCAACTCTTCAAGCTGTATATCTAGGTTTTTTTGGGACTCGATTAACGATTGTATGCTCGAACTAATTAAGTTCAAATTTCTCTCAACGGAACTGAGCCTTTCACGTGATTTTGACAACTTCTCAAAATATTCCTGCTCTCCTTTACTTGCTTCTTCCCATTCATATTCATTAAGCAAAAACTCAAGATTTCTCCTTCTCCTATCCAGATTTAAAAAAGCTTTAAACTCTTTTTGCTCATCTTTCAATACTTCAATTCGTTTTTGTATATCATCGAATACAGAGtcaactttaatttttctcGTTTCAGTTTCTAGCAGCAATCTGATGCTTTCATCTCTCCTTTCATCATATGTTCTAGTACCTGCAATCTCCTTCAATAATCTCAATCTAGAGGCATCAGACATAGTTGCAAGCTCTGCTACCTTTCCCTGCCGAACTATGAAATATGGATTATTCCTGGATATACCGCAACTTTCtaaaattgaatcaaaGTCCTTCTTCGAAATATTTTTCCCCATTACCTGCCATTCGTTTTTCTGACTAGAGCTACGAAAAATCCTTTTAATAGTAACAACATCTTCATCGTACATAGAGAGACGACGACCAATATTATCAAGCGACAATTCAACATACGCCTCTGTTGCTTGTGGGCCAAGGCCTTCATGTAAAAGCGCACGTCTTTCAACCAGAGTATTTCCAAATGAATCAGAGAGTAAAAACTGTATTGCTGCAAGGATATTGGATTTTCCACTACCATTTAGGCCTACAATGCAGTTACATCCAGGATGGAATGATATAGTTGTTTCATCCCTATATGTCTTAAACCCGCATATTTTGAGCTCTTTGATATAcattatattcaataacCCGAGCagaaagaatattaattttccaAATAGAATTCTCTCAGGTATCAAAGAATTGTTATTTTGGTAAACTCTTTGCTATAAATTTCCgcatttattgaaaatacaGTATTTGTGGGGAGGAGCGGTATATGCATGTAGCGgtattttaaagaatagAAACAATTTCCgaatcattaaaaaaattaaaactAGATTATGATTAACAAACTATTTCTTCTGCCTTATTTTCGGGAGAGGAATTGTGTATTCGTCCAGTGAAAACGTTGATTTTACCCCAAATTTTTGCTCATTCAGTGCAAACATAGATTCAACATCCCAGCCGGAACCTGCTTTTGTGCCAAACGTCCTTTTATCTTTTGTGGCATCGGAAAAATATGGCTTTGGCTTCTTCTTATTTTGAGAGTAAATTTGAGATGTAGATGAAGGTTGCCCTCTTCTCTCATTAGCATTAAATTTAACTCTTACGAACAAAGGAAGGCTAGATAAGGGTGGCCCCCCAAGGTCCGCATTCTGTAGTCTTCTAATCACTGCTGGGTTTAGATTCTTTGGcaaatttggaattattcCGCCAGGATTACTTGGATTATAAAGCGGTATTCTCTTTAAAACTTCAATCCAGCCACGTAAATTACGCGTGAAATGTGAAACTCTAAAAAATTGATTCGAGTCCGGCTTCTCAATAATTGATTCCAAGTTTTCATGAACTTTTTCGCTACTCCCGATCAAATCTTCGTCTTCACTATTATGAATATCTTGCCTATCAATACAAGAAATATAATCATTCGAGATGCAATTTAGATTTCCATCAGCATGCGAAAAATTGTCAGAATTCTTGGGTTTTCTATGTCTAAGTGATTGATTAGCATGCCAGTTTGGGAGTGACGTAAAACTAAACCATCttatttctgaaatttcctttcttttttttggtTCTAATGGagtattttcatcaattcCGGGTATAAGAAACAACTTTATTGTTTGCTCTTCTACTTGTTTCTCAATATAAATTGAATCGTTGAGGTGTTTAGTCACGTCTATTCCAAGCTCTTCGTATGCCTCGCGGATTGCGCACAAACTATCCTCCTCCATTTCATCCATTTTCCCTCTAGGAAACATAAACCTGTTACCATTCCACGGTTTTACTAACACGCACTTAGTAAACTCCTtgttaattaaaattactCCTCTTAGAGGTATTGTCTTGCAATATCGCTTccaatttaaaagaaatttgtCATGCTCTTCAGGAGATGAAACGAAATGTCGTAAAATTGGACAATCTTCAGCAACAAATTGTCCAAAGACTCGCAAAGAAAGTTTTGGTAGAACATGTGAATATTTGTCGTACCACATATCCTCGTACCACCAATAAGCAGCCTGTATTTGAAAGTATAAATGAATTGCATCCTCAAGTAAATTTACGGGAAGATTTGTAAAAAATCTTGCGTAACAATCATCTATTGCCTCTGAAAATGCAGCCTCCATATCTTTATATGCAGCCTCCATATCAAAATTGCTGATTAGTCTTTCCATCGGTCCGTTTActttgtttttcttttttgtaGTAGTTTTAAGTGTATCTATTTGTTCTTGTGGTATTGAATCTCGACTATAGCGATTCATAAAAATTCCCCTTACCTtagataaaataatatcttcGGGTGAATATTTCATAGCAATATCTGAAGCTGTCTTTTTTTCGTCAAGTTGTGCCGATTGTTCAAAATTGTTCATTACACTTTCTCTTGTTAAATTTGGTGgtaaaatattcaaattatggGATCTATCGCgatcaattaaaaattttttaagaatatttgaTCCTAATGTTTCTTGAAATCCTCCTGAGATTTCAATCCTATCTCCTATTTTATGGCCAGAGTTGTTTGCCTCATCTTCGTTTTTCAGAAAGCAATCATTTAGTCGATTAGAACAGATTTTATTCATGTTGCTATTAAAAATACTGGATTGCACTAAATTGTCATCtctcaaattattaatttgattgCATTTACCTTTTATATCAATAATGTATCCTGATTCAGAAGAATGTGTGGTATCTCTACCAGCATTTTCACTTCGAGAACTTAGACAATTTGTTGAGCCAAAACTGCCATTTTGTGTTACTATATGAGAGAGGCTCTCTATAAGTTGATCCATAAATGAAGAACTATGATTTGTGTTTGTTTTTACTTCATGAATTACTTTTTCTGTATTTGcctaaaataattaataattactaGCGCCATATAATAGCGCTAATCAGAAATGAATTACAttgtaaatttaaaaaaaaaaagttctCGATAACTTAAGATGATCGACAACTTTGTCTCAGAAAATACACTTTAACATACTTCTTAATTGTATTACGTAAAAAGCTTTTTAATCATTTGGATTCATGtcttaaaattttttgttgaagATTTCAACTAATTATAGATCACAACTTGCGGTCAAATTGGTACCGaagtttattaataaatagaaATACATTCATTTTATCTTATCTATTATAAGGATTATTCATGtgatttttcattttaaaTCTGATTAATATGGAGCTGTCGAACAGCTGTAAAtgtttctttaataaatgtgCTCACaacattaatttaaaatttgatgatgctgaagaaattattaatggaaGTAGCGaaatatttcttgaaaGTGAAACTGAATTTcctaataaaatttttattcaaacCCCATCTTTACTCTATTGCAATATTATATCTGTTGAAGTTAAtggaaattattttgaagGATGGTCAATTAATCCTGTACCAACTCTTGAAGATTCAAACAAAATAGTCGGTCACAACGTATTTGATATAGCAACTCTTCAAATGGCGTACGGATTTATCTCATCAAACTATGGTGAAATTAACCCTGATCAATCTAATGTGATTGAAAATCgattattgattttaatatCAGATGAAAAAATGCTTAATACAGCTACGGATGCTACGAATGAGAACGAATACAAGTATTCGATAATAATCAAAGTTAACTTTGAACTGCTGATAAATGTCCCAAAATCGCCAATTACTTATGTTATTGAGAATGACAATTCAATCAATATATCCATAATACCAAATTCCCATTCTAAATTACCATGGTTTCCAACTCTCTCATCAGCCCTATATCTTACTGAAGATGCTTCACCATTTTGGAACTCTCCGTGGAGTTTTAAATGTACTGTGCCAAATGGCTATTCAGCAATCATGCCTGGTATTTTAAATACGAATTGTTTTGTCAATAGGACCAATacaattaatgaaaatactTTCGAGTATAACTATGACTCAGGAACGTCTTTTCCTCACATTtatccaaataatattgcACTTTTGATTGGAAAATATATAAGAGAAGATAAAACTATTGGGAAAAATACTGTAACGATTTTTAGACCTATAGATGTATCTCAAATAGTCAATATTGCGAACTTTGTTGTAGAAATTATGGATGGATATGAGAAACTACTAAATAACACTCTTCCAAtgaaatcaataattattgttttttcaaattatatttttaatcaaCATTCACATTTTTTCAATTGCCATGGGAGAGTTTCCGACACACTAGGTAAAGTAGAGATGCTTTCTAATGCATCATCACCGCTACTTTATCAAGAGAATAATTACTACTCTCACTTAAGCGAAACAGACATTGGTAATACAATTGGTAACATAATTATTGTGCCATTAGATATGTTTCCCCATAAGGTGATATCTAATATGTCATCAGCAATTGATaacaaaaagaataattttcaagaCAATTTTAGAATGCAAATAAGAACTCTTACAATgccaataataatattattggatcGCTTGGCCAGCCTTTGGTTTGGATCTTATATTCATATAACAAATTTAAAACGGCTTCCAACAGATGGCTGGATGTTGTTGGGCATGAAAAGATATTTAATGCGTCAAATGGCAAAGAAGCTTTGCGGAGAAGACTTAGTTAAATGTAGAATGAAGGAAGCACTAGAGAGGTGTTTACTGCTCATAGAAAATGGAAATGATTATATCCCATTATCTGTAAAAGACTTTTACATCAATCTACAGCAAAATGGCACACCAAGTTTTCCTCTAATTCATTGGAGTCAGAGAGAATGTCAAACCCTGTTTAGATTAAAATCAGACATTGTATTTCATAGTTTGCAATGTTACGTTAATCAGATGATAAAAAGCAAAGCGCGCAAGGTTGGTTTTGGCTTTTCTGATTTTGATTCTTCtattaaacaaaattcacaatcaaaatttttcaacatatttattcaatccttcattaataaacattgtattaaaaaaaatcacaGGAATTTCACGACCcaacatttttttctgCATATTGCATCTTGTATTTCACAGCAGTTTATTCATAGATCTAAAAAGGAAATTGCGGCAGCTCAGCTTCCTCAACATGAACAATATCTACTTAATGAGATCCAAGACGAGCTACTTGCATTTAGATCTGCTTGGATAGAAGGAGTTGGATGCCCAAATCTTACAATTACGTCTACTTTTcaattttctaataaaaatatttctcttGATCATGCATTATTTACGGTAGACCAAACACCACTGCAGCCTCCACATTTAACATCTAAGGAAGGAATTTCTTCATTCATTCCATTGGTATCGatatttaaagttaaaagaaatatagCCCCTAGATGCGATATTgaaaagttaatttttaattgcctttcatttattgatggtttttataattttggTGCCTCCAGAAGTCAACTTTCTAATTCTATAACAAAATTGCTTCCATCCTTTCTTTGGCCCCATGATCCGAAcaatataatattgaagGAATCAAATATAACAATCCTTGGATTAGGAAATACAGGAAGAATTCCTATACCAATAAAATTTGGTTTTGGTCCATTATTTGACTCTGTATTCCAAGATGAATTACAAGAAAGTACTAAGAGACGTGTTGACCatctaaataataaaattaacatTGAAAGGTCAGCtcttgataataatttcaacaaTTTAAATCAACTTGATGCcccaaataaaaaaaagaattattcaGCTTCCTCGAATGGATGTATTTCTTCATGGCAATTTGGATATATGAACATACTTTGTCAAATTCTCCTAAATTATCACGAGAACATGTCAGAGCCAGTAAATGATATCGAATGGCTATGCACTGAATTAGCATCTCACATACCTATTTCGGGTGGAACAGGCAAATTTTGGCCAGGGCACACCTTGATTTATATAGTTCAAAAcgaagaaaataaaaattgtgAATTAGAAACTATAGAACCGCAACTACCTGTTCTTCa
This Cryptosporidium parvum Iowa II chromosome 7, whole genome shotgun sequence DNA region includes the following protein-coding sequences:
- a CDS encoding hypothetical protein (Low complexity protein with 1 transmembrane domain) yields the protein MKNDLFTDKNRFLSTLGLIGVVIGGVWYITKNNKKEISNRKLDNEEIKNLLVSISNELHPILMEFSNLVSSINIPIDINSIEFSNYSEIIFSNGGFKDKIVRAQKEVIDNLAIDQENFEKLLYSACKVDEEVLMLKLGIDRMYEDSFKGVYPLLPYFGLKADFSKKYPNFTQDHVLRRLRELNNEKEKGLKAVVKELDGLSRHVKEHPISGVIPSEKLSKRLEEINKQSENTVFESIESKRLFSHAIALYSREVEFAEKKRILEREHCDNILNIILNYK
- a CDS encoding SMC3'SMC type chromosomal ABC ATpase', giving the protein QRVYQNNNSLIPERILFGKLIFFLLGLLNIMYIKELKICGFKTYRDETTISFHPGCNCIVGLNGSGKSNILAAIQFLLSDSFGNTLVERRALLHEGLGPQATEAYVELSLDNIGRRLSMYDEDVVTIKRIFRSSSQKNEWQVMGKNISKKDFDSILESCGISRNNPYFIVRQGKVAELATMSDASRLRLLKEIAGTRTYDERRDESIRLLLETETRKIKVDSVFDDIQKRIEVLKDEQKEFKAFLNLDRRRRNLEFLLNEYEWEEASKGEQEYFEKLSKSRERLSSVERNLNLISSSIQSLIESQKNLDIQLEELEHKKKEIQNKISHYSASINDLNLEQDTHESHQRILYLSNLENETKSKILAIETSIKDEKELMYKYKIKYNSILKEKDMLSQQESSLISKNNEMEFSTISEKRSVINRKIELHNIEKEKLSSHLCSIKKSLAEKQDELRVLDSNILKWKEDQFKSQKNLDSIIEKIRVNIEEQQMALEKKHEINKSLYEKENQQSIISSRILELENYIGSRAKHSVKMGLNLAREYCEKNNLSWGGLDNDEGINETLVFGTVLEVISVDDIYTTAVEVAAGNNIHNLIVKDKEIATKIVSHIKAFNGHRNDIKYRTNYSIVLSPIDDIKQLNKSHSKYDIGSEKNAISMIDIIQFDEKVRPVIEQIFGNYVIVESLDNAKHLVDKYNVNCITLDGDEWDNKGCVRGGYRNINLPGAQQNSIIICSRQLKNLIHENSILRSEIYNIKSKIKEIEDRVFELSHDREEYLSTRERFISQISKSKEMIHLSESKKRNIQSIIIKVKEEEEKAVRSTDTVQNYIVALKSELSCESLSNGLTLDEENLLKEIISKIRTLEYYEIPKVEREISDLCNDIDKHEVHLNTLFEELYRIQEEKQEEDNMKLNCDNFETNGLLMEYNKLLEESKEFFNEIINKVESTKKKSIEIEELKRSRMQEESLALNSRNELISLVSSLQKKYDKFRQAKEIALHERTKYSDSQNVISEINIPKEKSKVYQELQIVQKKLSEDYRSINRKVISELDQFIQEYTDLSDRHKELNSAMSSIQLLIETLDIQKEKTLLKTFEEINFYFNQVFRELIPNGDAKLILRLSSDARSIADENDDNTNKKPSYKKNSSINNKYLNNTMAKESDSTLLGIGIRVTFHVGSNSQINSTNTQKKPNGQAGNYYSLNQLSGGQKTLVALAFLFALHRADPAPMYLLDEVDAALDDQYRWSVANLIKKQSISTQFIVTTFRPQILQVADKYFQVSQVNRSSFVSEISKQQALELQQEQYQQKKSHELISDD
- a CDS encoding ataxin2 related nudix domain protein (RNA processing phosphatase/ATpase domain) → MDQLIESLSHIVTQNGSFGSTNCLSSRSENAGRDTTHSSESGYIIDIKGKCNQINNLRDDNLVQSSIFNSNMNKICSNRLNDCFLKNEDEANNSGHKIGDRIEISGGFQETLGSNILKKFLIDRDRSHNLNILPPNLTRESVMNNFEQSAQLDEKKTASDIAMKYSPEDIILSKVRGIFMNRYSRDSIPQEQIDTLKTTTKKKNKVNGPMERLISNFDMEAAYKDMEAAFSEAIDDCYARFFTNLPVNLLEDAIHLYFQIQAAYWWYEDMWYDKYSHVLPKLSLRVFGQFVAEDCPILRHFVSSPEEHDKFLLNWKRYCKTIPLRGVILINKEFTKCVLVKPWNGNRFMFPRGKMDEMEEDSLCAIREAYEELGIDVTKHLNDSIYIEKQVEEQTIKLFLIPGIDENTPLEPKKRKEISEIRWFSFTSLPNWHANQSLRHRKPKNSDNFSHADGNLNCISNDYISCIDRQDIHNSEDEDLIGSSEKVHENLESIIEKPDSNQFFRVSHFTRNLRGWIEVLKRIPLYNPSNPGGIIPNLPKNLNPAVIRRLQNADLGGPPLSSLPLFVRVKFNANERRGQPSSTSQIYSQNKKKPKPYFSDATKDKRTFGTKAGSGWDVESMFALNEQKFGVKSTFSLDEYTIPLPKIRQKK
- a CDS encoding FALZ protein codes for the protein MELSNSCKCFFNKCAHNINLKFDDAEEIINGSSEIFLESETEFPNKIFIQTPSLLYCNIISVEVNGNYFEGWSINPVPTLEDSNKIVGHNVFDIATLQMAYGFISSNYGEINPDQSNVIENRLLILISDEKMLNTATDATNENEYKYSIIIKVNFELLINVPKSPITYVIENDNSINISIIPNSHSKLPWFPTLSSALYLTEDASPFWNSPWSFKCTVPNGYSAIMPGILNTNCFVNRTNTINENTFEYNYDSGTSFPHIYPNNIALLIGKYIREDKTIGKNTVTIFRPIDVSQIVNIANFVVEIMDGYEKLLNNTLPMKSIIIVFSNYIFNQHSHFFNCHGRVSDTLGKVEMLSNASSPLLYQENNYYSHLSETDIGNTIGNIIIVPLDMFPHKVISNMSSAIDNKKNNFQDNFRMQIRTLTMPIIILLDRLASLWFGSYIHITNLKRLPTDGWMLLGMKRYLMRQMAKKLCGEDLVKCRMKEALERCLLLIENGNDYIPLSVKDFYINLQQNGTPSFPLIHWSQRECQTLFRLKSDIVFHSLQCYVNQMIKSKARKVGFGFSDFDSSIKQNSQSKFFNIFIQSFINKHCIKKNHRNFTTQHFFLHIASCISQQFIHRSKKEIAAAQLPQHEQYLLNEIQDELLAFRSAWIEGVGCPNLTITSTFQFSNKNISLDHALFTVDQTPLQPPHLTSKEGISSFIPLVSIFKVKRNIAPRCDIEKLIFNCLSFIDGFYNFGASRSQLSNSITKLLPSFLWPHDPNNIILKESNITILGLGNTGRIPIPIKFGFGPLFDSVFQDELQESTKRRVDHLNNKINIERSALDNNFNNLNQLDAPNKKKNYSASSNGCISSWQFGYMNILCQILLNYHENMSEPVNDIEWLCTELASHIPISGGTGKFWPGHTLIYIVQNEENKNCELETIEPQLPVLQEIKFETQKIKSGYRRDSVPVSNASIASSVCTQGVTNNQNSITHANIKVNEVPRLSLLHDLQQRKHFVGKLSNSDNIWLQPLQFSRNYKEIISSENEQISMNRTANTVNFNSHLLWIIADSSQYWLAKISRYQTWSMWDQQFLNETDVIGQFEAAYQLGMERYIFGDCSAHNLTILERAFQSINILMSALYHFDWNIFVRKKALLSIIKIHNKLSSQVSIKSGIQSIKTAVFSLIKKFIFELISLIGYQKNKELSNITSNVFFFNELEILLFTIKSLSYLWNFEVDSSSFESVHFLTELLDKYANPSHDKFNFEILCSIFEAIERIVLPPSNDQYSSLINKVTSVISKLIVGLLKGCNYIFEDAKIFVILFKILSKHSINILIPVSNEFRNDFGIYFDPLWFIDLPFMYNNAWWDSYSSIHGSISMPLYKLSEPIIQLSALKCYFSLSLQGFTETMAVFSENDIESNIKFKSISPEVIYGLILESFSECNKQTNSQQNITSTCGNKKPEAINIIGIFNVWNFKKNSPENVASARIFPKNLLKTLCACALIHLILWNGIKESFKHKKNNSNNWKIINSLWSIFICALDDIIRDFPHLLDEFILLQAHAEFEPLINSLTNKQHKNRETFDDIKQCCIFISQIILNSPISLSSYPFDPLIFQNISNMYISLFGHGVPVCMNQTPFISQDVKCNQLVFNPSNGYILSAIPEVPMKESLRKRQKFIKRGCDLSDSIQIRRLCDDESYIISRGWKHICKKITQCLIESPYGAPFIHPVDENDAPDYYNLIEQPIDLSTIMNKVKQDLYESIEHYRSDVDLIFANCKKYNESTSQIVEWCNKIQSEFDQLFKPVCRLFA